A region from the Medicago truncatula cultivar Jemalong A17 chromosome 6, MtrunA17r5.0-ANR, whole genome shotgun sequence genome encodes:
- the LOC25497164 gene encoding LOW QUALITY PROTEIN: F-box/kelch-repeat protein At3g06240 (The sequence of the model RefSeq protein was modified relative to this genomic sequence to represent the inferred CDS: substituted 1 base at 1 genomic stop codon), which translates to MKKKTTHMYLPHELIIEILLRXPVKSLSRFKCVCKSWFSLISHPNFANSHFDLAAATHTLRILSILCSPLQFRSIDFESAEDSASSVNLNNFFIPYPHAYIKGSCRGFIFFHCFSRLYIWNPSTGLQKQIPLSPLDSKFIRHRVNTNLYGFGYDQSRNDYLVVLMGYDPIISNNVVLPHLEVFSLRDNTWKQIEGAHFPYMNPNNDHSKQGVFFNRAIHWLTFRYDLSVFVIVAFDLIERKLFEIPLPDHDFHYQFSHRHLWVFGDFLSLLDVDYGNHTSKIWVMKEYKVRSSWNKKLVLPRCDIFPVYSTKNYDIIGTNYVNLLVKYNDKGQLLGQHYFRENLRSSRVVLYTESLLSLPGDNDEV; encoded by the coding sequence ATGAAGAAGAAGACAACGCATATGTATCTGCCTCATGAACTGATAATCGAAATCCTGCTAAGGTAACCAGTAAAGTCTCTCTCACGTTTCAAGTGTGTTTGTAAGTCTTGgttttctctcatctctcatcccAACTTTGCGAATTCACATTTTGATCTTGCCGCCGCAACACACACTCTAAGAATTCTGTCCATTTTGTGTTCACCTCTTCAATTTCGATCGATAGATTTTGAATCGGCAGAAGATTCTGCTTCTTCAGTGaaccttaataatttttttattccctATCCTCATGCTTATATTAAAGGTTCATGTAGAGGATTTATATTTTTCCACTGTTTTTCAAGACTCTACATATGGAACCCGTCTACTGGACTTCAAAAACAAATACCTTTGTCTCCTCTTGATTCCAAATTCATAAGGCATCGTGTAAATACTAATCTATATGGTTTTGGTTATGACCAGTCAAGAAATGATTACTTGGTGGTTCTAATGGGCTATGACCCAATCATATCCAATAATGTCGTTTTACCACATTTGGAGGTTTTCTCTTTGAGAGATAATACCTGGAAACAAATTGAGGGTGCTCATTTCCCTTATATGAATCCCAATAATGATCATTCCAAACAAGGGGTTTTCTTTAATAGGGCTATTCATTGGTTGACTTTTCGGTATGATTTATCTGTGTTTGTTATTGTTGCCTTTGATTTAATAGAAAGGAAACTTTTTGAGATCCCTCTTCCAGATCATGATTTTCACTATCAGTTTTCACATCGTCATTTGTGGGTATTTGGAGATTTTCTTAGTCTATTGGATGTCGATTATGGAAATCATACATCAAAAATATGGGTGATGAAAGAATACAAAGTGCGTTCCTCTTGGAATAAGAAACTTGTTCTTCCTCGTTGTGACATTTTCCCTGTATACTCtacaaaaaattatgatatcATTGGAACAAACTATGTTAATTTATTGGTGAAGTACAATGATAAAGGACAGTTGTTAGGGCAGCACTACTTCCGTGAGAATCTAAGATCATCGCGTGTGGTGTTGTATACAGAGTCTCTACTTTCACTCCCCGGTGACAATGATGAAGTTTAA
- the LOC25497162 gene encoding cysteine-rich receptor-like protein kinase 15 gives MAYSTIHLLSILILVRFLSSATMAQDSPLFLNTICPINVTKPSSTFQSNLINLFNSLSSKAIGNTKFYNTTVTSINSSVSVYGLFMCRGDIPSHLCHDCIVKATNQLSSECSLSKQAVIWYGECMVRFSDNSFFSTIDMMPGFHWCNTAEILNTKSFVSLLFSTMNRTADEAASPLSGDKNKFATKEARVSENQTLYSLAQCTLDLSPNDCRTCLTSAIETLSQSCVGKVGGRFLYPSCNVRYELYPFYRSTYVLSPNELAPQTNDSIQDSKILSEDPFYLSYNCSRNYNTITDKNIKLLLSYLLSNATIGKKFYWLKVEEIAYGLFMCRGDLPPRLCVQCVKNATEQLYSKCHSFPEGIIWYSHCLLRYSNRYFIHSIETGPMFRDINITNGSIPDQNLFTNALSNQLSELVNVTGNNEEKYAKNSLILNDKQTLYTLEQCTKDLSSQDCNSCLNDMISREIPWSFLGSVGGRIIYPSCNLRFELFKFYMDGDEALPPGSPTTFARHTEKRTIISIVVPTIILVMLFTIGYYLIKRRRRKSRRTILRENFGEESATLEPLQFDWMVIEAATNNFSKDNYIGKGGFGEVFKAILSDGREVAIKRLSRSSKQGVEEFKNEILLIAKLQHRNLVTFIGFCLEGHEKILIYEYVSNKSLDYFLFDSHQQKLLTWVERFNIIGGIARGILYLHEHSRLKVIHRDLKPSNILLDENMIPKISDFGLARMVEISQEEGSTNRIVGTYGYMSPEYAMFGQFSEKSDVYSFGVMILEIVAGKKNISSYEPQHVANSLLNSVWRQWMDKTPLNILDPNIKGDFSKTEVIKCIQIGLLCVQNDPEARPSILTIASYLSSHSIELPTPQQPAFFLQGRTYNDSSALFSSNGMPSSTFFPR, from the exons aTGGCTTACTCTACAATTCACCTTTTATCTATCCTTATCCTTGTTAGATTCCTCTCTTCTGCAACAATGGCACAAGACTCTCCATTATTTCTGAATACAATTTGTCCCATCAACGTTACCAAACCAAGCAGCACCTTCCAAAGCAATCTCATAAACCTCTTCAATTCATTGTCATCAAAAGCCATAGGCAACACCAAATTCTACAACACCACAGTCACTAGTATAAATTCGTCCGTATCCGTCTATGGATTGTTCATGTGTAGAGGTGACATACCCTCTCATCTATGTCATGACTGCATAGTTAAGGCAACCAATCAGCTATCCTCAGAGTGCTCTTTGTCCAAACAAGCTGTGATTTGGTACGGCGAGTGCATGGTTCGATTCTCTGACAACTCTTTCTTTTCCACGATCGATATGATGCCAGGTTTTCACTGGTGCAATACCGCTGAAATCTTAAACACGAAAAGCTTCGTGTCTTTATTGTTTTCAACCATGAATCGAACTGCAGACGAAGCAGCAAGTCCGCTTAGTGGTGACAAGAACAAGTTTGCAACAAAAGAAGCACGAGTTTCGGAAAATCAGACCCTTTACAGTCTAGCTCAGTGCACGCTGGATTTGTCGCCTAATGATTGCAGAACCTGTCTCACTAGTGCTATTGAGACACTTTCACAAAGCTGTGTTGGAAAGGTTGGTGGGAGATTTCTTTATCCTAGCTGTAATGTTAGGTATGAATTATATCCATTTTATAGGTCTACTTATGTTCTTTCCCCAAATGAGCTTGCTCCTCAAACAAATGATTCCATACAAGATTCTAAAATACTTTCAGAAGATCCATTTTATCTTTCCTATAATTGCTCAAGAAATTACAATACAATCACTGACAAAAACATCAAACTACTTCTGTCTTATTTGTTGTCGAACGCCACCATCGGCAAAAAATTTTATTGGCTTAAAGTGGAAGAAATTGCGTATGGTCTCTTCATGTGTCGAGGTGATCTTCCGCCTCGCCTTTGTGTTCAATGCGTCAAAAATGCAACGGAACAACTATACTCAAAGTGTCATTCCTTCCCAGAGGGTATAATTTGGTACAGCCATTGCCTGCTTCGCTATTCGAATAGGTATTTCATTCACAGCATTGAAACAGGGCCTATGTTCCGCGATATAAATATTACAAATGGTTCCATCCCGGACCAAAACTTGTTCACAAATGCATTATCAAATCAATTATCTGAACTTGTCAATGTTACGGGGAACAACGAGGAAAAATATGCgaaaaattcattaattttgaatgataaacaaACTTTGTATACTCTTGAACAATGTACAAAAGATTTGTCTAGTCAGGATTGcaattcatgtctaaatgatATGATCAGTAGAGAAATTCCATGGTCATTTTTGGGAAGTGTTGGAGGAAGAATCATATATCCTAGCTGCAATCTGAGGTTTGAattgttcaaattttatatGGACGGCGACGAAGCTCTACCGCCTGGAAGTCCTACAACATTTGCAAGACATACAG AGAAAAGGACAATTATATCCATTGTTGTCCCTACTATTATTTTGGTGATGCTCTTCACTATTGGCTACTATTTGAtaaagagaaggagaagaaagagtCGTAGGACCATTCTTCGAGAAAATT TTGGTGAAGAAAGTGCCACTTTAGAGCCACTGCAATTCGATTGGATGGTAATTGAAGCAGCAACAAACAACTTTTCTAAGGACAATTACATTGGCAAAGGAGGGTTTGGAGAGGTTTTCAAG GCTATCCTTTCTGATGGACGAGAAGTAGCTATAAAGAGGCTTTCAAGAAGTTCTAAGCAAGGTGTAGAGGAGTTCAAGAATGAAATTTTATTGATAGCCAAGCTTCAACATAGAAATCTAGTGACTTTTATTGGCTTTTGTCTTGAAGGACATGAGAAGATACTTATTTATGAATATGTTTCCAACAAGAGTCTTGATTACTTTTTATTTG ATTCTCATCAGCAAAAGTTGTTAACTTGGGTTGAACGCTTTAACATCATTGGAGGAATTGCTCGAGGAATTCTTTATTTGCATGAGCATTCTCGACTCAAAGTTATACATCGCGATCTCAAACCTAGTAATATTCTATTAGATGAAAATATGATTCCtaaaatttcagattttggtTTGGCACGGATGGTCGAAATAAGTCAAGAGGAAGGAAGTACAAATAGAATTGTTGGAACATA TGGTTATATGTCTCCAGAATATGCAATGTTTGGACAATTTTCTGAAAAATCAGATGTTTATAGTTTTGGAGTCATGATCCTAGAGATTGTAGCTGGAAAGAAGAATATAAGTTCATATGAACCACAACATGTTGCTAATAGCCTCTTGAATTCT GTGTGGAGACAGTGGATGGATAAAACACCTTTAAATATATTGGACCCAAATATTAAAGGAGATTTTTCTAAAACTGAAGTCATTAAGTGCATTCAGATTGGTCTATTATGTGTTCAAAATGATCCAGAGGCTAGACCTTCAATCTTGACAATTGCTTCTTATCTTAGCAGTCATTCAATTGAGTTACCAACTCCACAACAACCTGCATTTTTCCTGCAAGGTAGAACCTACAATGATAGTTCTGCCCTATTCTCTAGCAATGGAATGCCTTCAAGTACATTttttcctcggtag